A genomic window from Gemmatimonadota bacterium includes:
- a CDS encoding squalene/phytoene synthase family protein has product MSPGGPDLRVERVREHLTRAADVIRTAGLPVPSLRGSLHRPVTVTLAAGGRPLPESTWMGALALEMVHEASLLHDDVLDGAEIRRGRPTLVAERGVAAALVEGDHLLTGAYVVAQHSGRPSFVSRFAEAVFATVDGERSQGRRAGEALGVEAYRAIVARKTGALFGCAAFLGACGSDDDADPEWVRFGCDLGVLYQRVDDLLDYVPAAATGKAAFQDRRQQKWTWPLAHASAESWAAADGPCHRALSACVAELRDEAEALVDRGARLGADVDGVVTLTERWLAPVLAAVPTGGRWPSAAVTAGRARVEERVRTLDSADARAASFRLHSRSFSFAARLFPPEPRRRVAGVYGFCRFTDDLVDRADPLHPQRTLEDLDAWLGMASDAYHGRASGCVLVDSVMRDMVEHDVPFHYVRELVAGMRMDLEGRTYETMTELRLYTYRVASVVGGWLTELFGTHDPWVLERAAALGHAMQLTNILRDVGEDLRAGRLYLPASQLGRHGLTRADLEGMSDGERPIDARYRVLVQEMMAIAEADYDAAFEAIPHLPVFFQRPVAVAARVYMGIHEGIRRNGYDNLRRRAYTRVTDKLRLAGVGLWELGRARRNASALPPLRSGRGEPWIPPTVDREAVA; this is encoded by the coding sequence GTGAGCCCCGGCGGCCCGGACCTGCGGGTGGAGCGCGTGCGCGAACACCTGACCCGCGCGGCCGACGTCATCCGCACGGCGGGCCTGCCTGTCCCGTCGCTGCGCGGCAGCCTGCATCGACCCGTCACCGTCACGCTGGCGGCCGGAGGACGCCCCCTCCCGGAGTCGACCTGGATGGGCGCGCTCGCGCTCGAGATGGTCCACGAGGCGTCGCTCCTCCACGACGACGTGCTCGACGGCGCCGAGATCCGCCGTGGCCGTCCCACCCTCGTCGCCGAGCGCGGTGTGGCCGCCGCGTTGGTCGAGGGCGACCATCTGCTGACCGGCGCCTACGTCGTGGCGCAACACAGTGGACGGCCTTCCTTCGTCTCGCGCTTCGCCGAGGCGGTCTTCGCCACCGTGGACGGAGAGCGCAGCCAGGGGCGCCGCGCCGGTGAGGCGCTCGGTGTCGAGGCCTACCGCGCGATCGTGGCCCGCAAGACCGGTGCGCTCTTCGGCTGCGCCGCGTTCCTGGGCGCGTGCGGGTCCGACGACGATGCCGACCCCGAATGGGTGCGCTTCGGCTGCGACCTCGGCGTGCTGTACCAGCGTGTCGACGACCTGCTGGACTACGTGCCGGCTGCGGCGACCGGCAAGGCCGCGTTCCAGGATCGCAGGCAACAGAAGTGGACCTGGCCTCTGGCGCACGCCTCCGCGGAGTCGTGGGCGGCGGCCGACGGCCCCTGCCACCGCGCTCTGTCCGCCTGCGTCGCGGAGTTGCGCGACGAAGCCGAGGCCCTCGTGGATCGTGGCGCCCGGCTGGGCGCCGACGTGGACGGTGTGGTCACGCTCACGGAGCGGTGGCTCGCGCCCGTGCTCGCCGCGGTCCCCACGGGCGGCCGGTGGCCCTCCGCCGCGGTCACGGCCGGGCGGGCCCGGGTGGAGGAGCGCGTGCGGACGCTCGACAGCGCGGACGCCCGGGCCGCCAGCTTCCGCCTGCATTCGCGCTCATTCTCCTTCGCGGCGCGTCTCTTCCCGCCCGAGCCGCGGCGGCGGGTGGCCGGGGTCTACGGGTTCTGCCGGTTCACGGACGACCTCGTCGACCGCGCCGATCCCCTGCATCCGCAGCGCACGTTGGAGGATCTGGACGCGTGGCTGGGGATGGCATCGGACGCCTACCACGGCCGGGCCAGTGGCTGTGTGCTCGTGGATTCGGTCATGCGCGACATGGTGGAGCACGACGTGCCCTTCCACTACGTGCGGGAGCTGGTCGCGGGGATGCGCATGGATCTCGAGGGCCGCACCTACGAGACCATGACGGAGCTTCGCCTCTACACGTACCGCGTCGCCTCCGTCGTGGGCGGCTGGCTCACGGAGCTGTTCGGCACCCACGACCCCTGGGTGCTGGAGCGTGCGGCCGCGCTCGGGCATGCCATGCAGCTCACCAACATCCTCAGGGACGTGGGCGAGGACCTCCGGGCGGGACGCCTGTACCTGCCCGCCAGCCAGCTGGGCCGGCACGGTCTGACGCGAGCGGACCTGGAGGGCATGTCCGACGGCGAGCGCCCGATCGACGCCCGCTATCGGGTGCTCGTGCAGGAGATGATGGCGATCGCCGAGGCGGACTACGACGCCGCGTTCGAGGCCATCCCGCACCTGCCGGTGTTCTTCCAGCGCCCGGTGGCCGTGGCGGCGCGCGTCTACATGGGAATCCACGAAGGCATCCGCCGCAACGGCTACGACAACCTGCGCCGCCGCGCCTACACGCGTGTCACGGACAAGCTGCGCCTGGCGGGCGTGGGGCTCTGGGAGCTGGGTCGGGCCCGGCGCAACGCCAGCGCCCTTCCGCCGCTGCGCTCCGGGAGAGGAGAACCGTGGATCCCCCCCACGGTCGACCGCGAAGCGGTCGCGTGA
- a CDS encoding 1-acyl-sn-glycerol-3-phosphate acyltransferase, translated as MIARSNRAAWWALRHLILPVLFRGLHAVRFLGEPHVPRGRPLLVLANHVSWWDGFLVERLVRRLRPQAPLYTVMLERELARAPFLRLTGGLGLVPGSMAGTRALLRALERERARRNDLVVQFFPQGSIYPSRRRPLGFQDGFQLVARALGDAVLLPVGIHLEPFNHPRSTALVTAGEPWDAGVDLPSAVDVERRVTHLLDDVLAAVDRDGERWHGGRA; from the coding sequence ATGATCGCCCGCTCCAACCGGGCGGCCTGGTGGGCGCTCCGCCACCTCATCCTCCCGGTCCTCTTCCGCGGCCTGCACGCCGTACGATTCCTGGGCGAGCCGCACGTCCCGCGCGGGCGACCGCTCCTCGTGCTCGCCAACCACGTGAGCTGGTGGGACGGCTTCCTGGTGGAGCGGCTCGTCCGGCGTCTCCGTCCGCAGGCCCCGCTCTACACGGTCATGCTGGAGCGGGAGCTGGCGCGCGCGCCATTCCTGCGCCTCACGGGAGGGCTGGGCCTGGTACCCGGCTCGATGGCGGGCACGCGCGCGTTGCTGCGCGCCCTGGAACGCGAGCGCGCCCGCAGGAACGACCTGGTGGTGCAGTTCTTTCCGCAAGGCAGCATCTATCCCTCGCGCCGGCGCCCCCTCGGCTTCCAGGACGGCTTCCAGCTGGTGGCCCGCGCCCTGGGGGACGCCGTCCTGCTGCCGGTGGGGATCCACCTGGAGCCGTTCAACCATCCCCGGTCCACGGCGCTGGTCACGGCCGGGGAGCCCTGGGACGCGGGAGTGGACCTGCCGAGCGCGGTCGACGTGGAGAGGCGCGTGACACACCTGTTGGATGACGTCCTGGCCGCGGTGGACCGGGACGGAGAACGATGGCACGGAGGACGGGCGTGA
- a CDS encoding carotenoid biosynthesis protein gives MTAAATTHTFGPRALRLSLAPLALFTLIALAGYGIFGLAPERIPSSSPLLVRFYQVSFQLLAQAHIVVALATLVVMLVRVARTRWVPAFLVVGLLAFTSEWMGTGYGIPFGAYSYTGLLGYRIGGRVPWSIPASWFLMALPCYLIATHVLGRSRRTLRLLAAATLLTLWDLALDPAMSHLTPYWTWADSGSYYGMPWVNVFGWMLTGLVLMVALEVLRAHEWGGPLPLPWLAGLYGLVLLMPLGMLALAGVWGAVLVTCVALGAFVLVLLTLRAPVAAPRPQVAS, from the coding sequence ATGACCGCAGCCGCAACCACGCACACGTTCGGTCCGCGCGCACTCCGCCTCAGCCTCGCGCCGCTGGCCCTCTTCACGCTCATCGCGCTCGCCGGCTACGGGATCTTCGGCCTCGCGCCCGAGCGCATCCCCTCGTCCAGCCCGTTGCTGGTCCGCTTCTACCAGGTCTCCTTCCAGCTCCTCGCGCAGGCCCACATCGTGGTCGCATTGGCCACGCTCGTGGTCATGCTGGTCCGGGTCGCCCGCACCCGTTGGGTACCGGCCTTCCTGGTGGTGGGGCTGCTCGCCTTCACCAGCGAATGGATGGGCACCGGATACGGCATCCCGTTCGGGGCCTACAGCTACACCGGCCTGCTGGGCTATCGCATCGGCGGGCGGGTGCCCTGGAGCATCCCCGCAAGCTGGTTCCTGATGGCGCTGCCCTGCTACCTCATCGCCACGCACGTGCTGGGGCGCTCCCGGCGCACGCTGCGCCTGCTGGCGGCGGCCACGCTCCTCACGCTGTGGGATCTGGCGCTCGACCCCGCCATGAGCCACCTGACGCCGTACTGGACCTGGGCCGACAGCGGCTCCTACTACGGCATGCCGTGGGTGAACGTGTTCGGCTGGATGCTCACGGGGTTGGTGCTGATGGTCGCGCTGGAGGTCCTGCGCGCCCACGAATGGGGGGGTCCCCTGCCCCTCCCCTGGCTGGCCGGGCTGTACGGTCTGGTGCTCCTCATGCCGCTCGGGATGCTCGCGCTGGCCGGTGTCTGGGGCGCGGTGTTGGTGACCTGCGTCGCGTTGGGCGCCTTCGTGCTGGTGCTGCTCACGCTCCGGGCGCCGGTGGCGGCACCCCGGCCCCAGGTGGCATCGTGA
- the crtI gene encoding phytoene desaturase family protein, with the protein MARRTGVKAAVIGGGFGGLALAIRLQAAGVDVKLYEKRARVGGRAYQLRERGYVFDMGPSLVTAPYILDSVFRAAGRRLADEVDLMPLDPYYRVFFHDRSSIDYVGDPDRMKAQMRTFHEGDADRFDAFMEAIAPIHDAVIGDRLGGLPFDSPGKLLRFVPRMMGLGGHRTVAGFVNRFFADPRHRFLYSFHPLFVGGNPFATPAIYLMIPYLEREGGVWFARGGMYALVEAMERVFRDLGGDVATSTEVSAILVEDGRARGVRTAAGEERFDLVVSNADVAHTYRTLLSDAPRKRWSTRRVERLEYTMSCVVLYLGVRKTYPELAHHTLILSERYQGLLDDIFKKRILADDFSMYLHVPTRTDPTMAPPGCESMYVLVPVPHLGGAVDWTREAEPFTQRILDFLEAWGLAGLRDHLDVLRTFTPLDFASELNAWQGNAFGIVPRFTQTAWFRPHNRSEDVQGLYLVGASTHPGAGVPGVLLSAEATYASIREDVGLPAPWDEARRGQVALLDT; encoded by the coding sequence ATGGCACGGAGGACGGGCGTGAAAGCGGCGGTGATCGGCGGCGGGTTCGGTGGTCTGGCGCTGGCCATCCGACTCCAGGCAGCGGGCGTGGACGTGAAGCTGTACGAGAAGCGCGCCCGCGTCGGCGGGCGCGCCTATCAGCTGCGCGAGCGCGGCTACGTGTTCGACATGGGGCCCAGCCTGGTCACCGCGCCGTACATCCTCGACTCGGTCTTCCGGGCCGCCGGGCGACGCCTCGCCGACGAGGTGGACCTCATGCCGCTCGACCCGTACTACCGCGTGTTCTTCCACGATCGCTCCTCCATCGACTACGTGGGCGATCCCGACCGGATGAAGGCCCAGATGCGGACCTTCCACGAAGGGGACGCGGATCGCTTCGATGCCTTCATGGAGGCCATCGCGCCCATCCACGACGCAGTGATCGGAGACCGGCTGGGCGGCCTTCCCTTCGATTCCCCGGGAAAGCTGCTGCGGTTCGTCCCGCGCATGATGGGGCTGGGCGGCCACCGCACGGTCGCCGGCTTCGTGAATCGCTTCTTCGCAGACCCACGCCACCGGTTCCTCTACTCCTTCCACCCGCTCTTCGTGGGGGGCAATCCGTTCGCCACCCCCGCCATCTATCTGATGATCCCCTACCTGGAACGGGAGGGTGGCGTCTGGTTCGCGCGCGGCGGGATGTACGCCCTGGTGGAGGCCATGGAGCGCGTCTTTCGTGACCTCGGAGGCGACGTGGCCACGTCCACGGAGGTGTCCGCGATCCTCGTGGAAGACGGTCGGGCCCGCGGCGTTCGCACCGCCGCGGGCGAGGAGCGCTTCGATCTCGTGGTGAGCAATGCCGACGTGGCGCATACCTACCGGACGCTGTTGTCGGACGCGCCGCGCAAGCGCTGGTCCACGCGACGGGTGGAGCGCCTCGAATACACGATGAGCTGCGTCGTCCTGTACCTGGGGGTGCGCAAGACCTATCCGGAGCTGGCGCACCACACGCTCATCCTGTCCGAACGATATCAGGGGCTGCTGGACGACATCTTCAAGAAGCGCATCCTCGCGGACGACTTCAGCATGTACCTGCACGTTCCCACGCGGACCGATCCCACCATGGCACCCCCGGGATGCGAGAGCATGTACGTGCTGGTGCCGGTGCCGCACCTGGGAGGTGCCGTGGACTGGACGCGCGAAGCGGAGCCGTTCACGCAGCGGATCCTCGACTTCCTGGAGGCGTGGGGCCTGGCGGGCCTGCGCGACCACCTCGACGTGCTGCGCACCTTCACGCCGCTCGACTTCGCATCGGAGCTGAACGCCTGGCAGGGCAACGCGTTCGGGATCGTGCCCCGTTTCACGCAGACGGCGTGGTTCCGCCCGCACAACCGCAGCGAGGACGTGCAGGGCCTCTACCTGGTGGGCGCCTCGACGCATCCCGGGGCAGGCGTGCCCGGCGTGCTGCTGTCCGCCGAGGCCACGTACGCCAGCATCCGCGAAGACGTCGGCCTGCCGGCTCCGTGGGACGAAGCGCGCCGGGGACAGGTCGCGTTGCTGGATACGTGA
- a CDS encoding TIGR01777 family oxidoreductase, translating into MNRYRLESQLSHPVGTVFGWHLRPGAFERLTPPWADVSVLERSGGISDGGEVLLKVSRGPVSVNWRVRHTAFEQDRMFQDEQIDGPFAHWSHRHLFEPIDGRTRYVDEVDWDLPAGPILKFVGGVAAGRRELDRMFRFRHRRLQDDLGLIERYPGPPLRVAITGASGLVGSALRTFLTCAGHTVLPLVRREARSGEVLWNPDRDFVDLDALEGIDVLVHLAGESIAGGRWSSDRKRAILRSREAGTATIARAVSMLRQPPKVVLGASAVGFYGDRGDEPLSEDARPGRGFLSEVTQRWEAAWAPLRGRSARVVLLRFGMVLSPAGGALGTMILPFKAGVGGRLGSGRQYLSWIDLDDAVGLLYHAMHQPTLRGVVNATAPQPVTNATFTTILGQVLNRPTLLPVPRTAVKALFGEMGDELLLQGQRVLPTRAQESGYRFLRPALEDALRFQLGEMQG; encoded by the coding sequence GTGAACCGCTACCGGCTCGAGAGTCAGCTGTCGCACCCCGTGGGCACCGTCTTCGGATGGCACCTCCGTCCGGGCGCGTTCGAACGGCTCACGCCCCCGTGGGCGGACGTCTCCGTGCTCGAGCGGTCCGGCGGCATCTCCGACGGTGGCGAAGTGCTGCTCAAGGTCTCGCGCGGCCCCGTCTCCGTGAATTGGCGGGTCCGGCATACGGCGTTCGAGCAGGATCGGATGTTCCAGGATGAGCAGATCGACGGCCCGTTCGCACACTGGTCGCATCGACACCTGTTCGAGCCGATCGACGGCCGCACGCGCTACGTGGACGAGGTCGACTGGGACCTCCCGGCCGGGCCCATCCTGAAGTTCGTGGGTGGGGTGGCCGCAGGGCGGCGGGAGCTGGACCGGATGTTCCGCTTCCGTCACCGCCGCCTGCAGGACGACCTGGGGCTCATCGAGCGGTATCCCGGGCCACCGCTGCGCGTCGCGATCACGGGCGCGTCCGGGCTGGTCGGCTCGGCGCTGCGGACCTTCCTCACCTGCGCCGGTCACACCGTGCTGCCGCTGGTACGCCGCGAAGCCCGCTCGGGCGAGGTGTTGTGGAACCCGGACCGGGACTTCGTGGACCTGGACGCGCTCGAAGGGATCGACGTGCTGGTGCACCTGGCGGGCGAGTCGATCGCGGGAGGTCGGTGGAGCTCCGATCGCAAGCGCGCGATCCTGCGCAGCCGCGAGGCTGGCACGGCGACCATCGCGCGCGCCGTCTCGATGTTGCGGCAACCGCCCAAGGTGGTGCTCGGGGCGTCGGCCGTGGGCTTCTACGGGGACCGCGGGGACGAGCCGCTCTCCGAGGACGCCCGGCCGGGCCGTGGCTTCCTGTCCGAGGTGACCCAGCGCTGGGAGGCGGCGTGGGCGCCGCTGCGGGGACGATCGGCGCGCGTGGTGCTGCTCCGCTTCGGCATGGTGCTCAGCCCCGCGGGAGGGGCGCTCGGCACCATGATCCTCCCGTTCAAGGCCGGCGTGGGGGGGCGGCTCGGAAGCGGGCGGCAGTACCTGAGCTGGATCGACCTCGACGACGCGGTCGGCCTGTTGTACCACGCGATGCACCAGCCCACCCTGCGGGGCGTGGTCAACGCCACGGCGCCGCAGCCGGTCACCAACGCCACCTTCACGACGATCCTGGGCCAGGTGCTCAATCGCCCCACGCTGCTGCCGGTGCCCCGCACGGCGGTCAAGGCCTTGTTCGGCGAGATGGGGGACGAGCTCCTGCTGCAGGGCCAGCGGGTGCTCCCGACGCGCGCCCAGGAATCAGGCTACCGCTTCCTGCGGCCTGCGCTGGAAGACGCGCTGCGCTTCCAACTCGGAGAGATGCAGGGCTGA
- a CDS encoding deoxyribodipyrimidine photolyase: MHRSRHRSTVPSRRVRALNAHPLRDGARYVLYWMVAQRRLGWNFALDRALDVARARALPLVIFEPLRAGYRWAAVRHHRFVVEGMAEHAASLAGTPVTYVPWIEPEPGAGRGLLEWLARDAALVVTDDYPAFFLPRMLERAGDALDVRLEAVDSNGLLPLRAAPQAFATAFALRRHLQTVLPEHLADRPEAVPDLADLPRLPVPLELPERWASATAELLRTPAAVDRLPIDARVGAIPSRGGTGAARARLAVFLAGELDRYPEDRRHPDRGGSSGLSPWLHWGHLSAHEVFAAVAEREGWTPLRLSDRRSGARQGWWGMSEAAEGFLDELVTWRELGFNTCAHLPGYDRWESLPEWARGTLETHAADPRPHVYSLEAFEAAETHDPLWNAAQRQLRAEGRIHNYLRMLWGKKVLEWSPDPRTALTWLIELNNRWAIDGRDPNSWSGIFWTFGRYDRGWPERPIFGTIRSMTSASTRRKVEVDDYLLRFGGGGA; the protein is encoded by the coding sequence ATGCATCGATCCCGACACCGCTCCACGGTTCCGTCCCGGCGTGTGCGCGCACTCAACGCCCACCCCCTCCGCGATGGGGCGCGCTACGTCCTCTACTGGATGGTGGCCCAGCGGCGGTTGGGCTGGAACTTCGCGCTCGACCGCGCCCTGGACGTCGCGCGGGCGCGCGCCCTCCCGCTCGTGATCTTCGAGCCGCTGCGCGCGGGCTACCGCTGGGCCGCGGTGCGACACCACCGGTTCGTCGTGGAAGGCATGGCGGAGCACGCCGCCTCCCTGGCGGGCACGCCCGTCACCTACGTCCCGTGGATCGAACCCGAACCGGGTGCGGGGCGCGGCCTCCTGGAGTGGCTGGCGCGTGACGCTGCGCTGGTCGTCACCGACGACTATCCGGCGTTCTTCCTGCCGCGCATGCTCGAGCGGGCCGGCGACGCGCTGGACGTCCGTCTCGAAGCGGTGGACTCCAACGGCCTGCTGCCGCTGCGTGCGGCCCCACAGGCGTTCGCCACCGCCTTCGCATTGCGTCGGCACCTGCAGACCGTCCTCCCGGAGCACCTCGCGGACCGACCCGAGGCCGTGCCGGACCTGGCCGATCTGCCCCGACTCCCCGTCCCGCTGGAGCTGCCCGAACGCTGGGCGTCCGCCACGGCGGAGTTGCTGCGCACGCCTGCGGCCGTCGACCGCCTGCCCATCGATGCGCGCGTGGGCGCGATACCGTCGAGAGGAGGCACCGGCGCCGCCCGCGCGCGCCTCGCCGTGTTCCTCGCGGGCGAGCTCGACCGCTACCCGGAGGATCGTCGACACCCGGACCGCGGTGGATCCAGCGGCCTCTCTCCGTGGCTGCACTGGGGGCATCTCTCGGCCCACGAGGTCTTCGCCGCCGTGGCGGAGCGGGAAGGATGGACGCCGCTCCGGCTCTCCGACCGCCGCAGCGGTGCCCGGCAGGGTTGGTGGGGCATGTCGGAGGCGGCCGAAGGCTTCCTGGACGAGCTCGTCACCTGGCGCGAGCTCGGCTTCAACACCTGCGCCCACCTCCCGGGGTACGATCGATGGGAGTCGCTCCCGGAGTGGGCGCGCGGCACGTTGGAGACCCATGCCGCCGATCCTCGGCCGCATGTGTACTCCCTCGAGGCGTTCGAGGCGGCCGAGACGCACGACCCACTGTGGAACGCGGCCCAACGCCAGCTGCGGGCGGAGGGGCGCATCCACAACTACCTGCGCATGTTGTGGGGCAAGAAGGTGCTCGAGTGGAGCCCCGACCCCCGTACCGCACTGACGTGGCTGATCGAGTTGAACAACCGGTGGGCCATCGACGGCCGCGATCCGAACTCCTGGTCCGGGATCTTCTGGACCTTCGGCCGCTATGACCGGGGGTGGCCGGAGCGGCCGATCTTCGGGACCATCCGTTCGATGACATCCGCGTCGACCCGTCGCAAGGTGGAGGTCGACGACTATCTGCTTCGCTTCGGAGGAGGAGGCGCGTGA